A window from Anopheles coustani chromosome X unlocalized genomic scaffold, idAnoCousDA_361_x.2 X_unloc_10, whole genome shotgun sequence encodes these proteins:
- the LOC131269849 gene encoding helicase POLQ-like, with the protein MSGNRSSRGRQKFPTTAKKCLISPNQRSAARGVAPAAPAANPVDFRAPVTACTSKPKDDLSTKLLELDNTLLNAVDLASIEKKVKRSMPRTSWGGNMTRAAADQPITPFRKRSKSVGALERRLMASPPKLQKSAVSSRKIYVLKMNMDGSEVRDGGRDSGCNENLTSNRSNVANEETPPVRPLWSGVENDDAEMLPCGQVPIASHDQLDTDEIIKAKLKRIGSTKLVTHVGDMLRESNGFEVYTNQDICSQYMRQDESLADEGVERIVAIGASQIGHPERPSHFQQVAAEAERTFELQKVSEALRIFEICDRTLHDMTNIEPMANAIGEGSSRMRTSNSTIAAINRDERISDQTTKPKFTVPHVSSLFLEKGPFFGLPNNVRRMLRDFRGIGELYDWQQECLDLPAIDERRNLIYALPTSGGKTLVAEILMLREIICRLRNVMFVVPYVSSAQEKLIALTPFSIELQFLLEEYTGGRGQCPPHKRHRKNTIFVCTIEKSLILMNSLIEVGRADEIGLIVIDELHMIGEQRHGGTLEMLITKVQSLQAGIQIVGMSASIGNLGELARFMLADVYCRENRPVELKEYIKWGEDLFEVRSQAERIFDVLGEKRKLEFNYGEELRRIDVDHVIGLIMEVIPKGSCLVFCPTRNRCESLCAMLAANLPDSFAQHRAEEKAQIIKSLQDDGSVAPILPHSFRVGVAYHHGRLTQDERRMIEDAFRAGILSVIVCTSTLAASVNLSAKRVIICSPYIGSDFFTLSRYKQMVGHAGRAGKRDTGDSILISAMRDIPQICEMFCSPLDFAESALLEDEGACLKSLVLGSIGLGLCKTRNALQAMVGSTLLAQQAMRREIDLEAITDETIVQLYQGNAIKATHDSCLRNPTNMVVQISAADGRSEEAVGQAFVRVHKTPSRPGKVFKTIDRTSPLEVINLGKAAIRAGFDIERAVRFYNEMQELGKRLCVLDEFDLLFLILLEDGLEVYFKIEDLIILTSKLSDALRKIAARYNISQVVIEKILKRRTVPDETMFLMQRFFRVLIVHDLWSQTDLQEVASKYRVSAGAIQTLMTTAAGTAPPSECVSAKLGSEVGRQAAPPVPADCQHCHQAALRVVAGVSAHGDFEHCYQAAALVLSFSTSQPGGAFSSSSVSAGGDHRLSQPGGTLSFMASVSAGGLRICQPGGT; encoded by the exons ATGTCAGGAAATCGAAGTTCCCGCGGTCGACAGAAGTTTCCCACAACGGCGAAAAAATGCTTGATTTCACCGAATCAACGTTCGGCAGCCAGGGGCGTAGCTCCAGCAGCGCCGGCAGCAAACCCGGTTGATTTCCGAGCACCGGTCACAGCTTGTACCAGCAAACCCAAAGATGACTTAAGTACGAAACTTTTGGAGCTAGATAACACGTTGCTgaacgcggtcgatttggccagcatcgagaaaaaagtcaagcGTTCGATGCCGCGTACCTCATGGGGCGGAAATATGACACGCGCCGCAGCCGATCAACCGATCACGCCGTTTCGAAAACGTTCCAAATCAGTTGGAG CCCTTGAAAGAAGGCTTATGGCAAGTCCTCCGAAACTGCAAAAATCAGCTGTAAGTAGTCGAAAGATTTATgtgcttaaaatgaacatGGACGGTAGCGAGGTGCGCGACGGAGGGAGGGACAGTGGCTGTAATGAAAATCTTACATCAAATCGGTCAAACGTTGCAAACGAGGAAACTCCTCCGGTTCGTCCTCTGTGGtctggggtggaaaatgacgATGCTGAAATGCTACCATGTGGACAGGTACCGATCGCCAGCCATGATCAACTTGACACGGACGAAATAATCAAGGCTAAACTGAAACGGATCGGGTCCACCAAACTTGTAACGCACGTCGGTGATATGCTGCGAGAGAGTAACGGGTTCGAGGTGTACACAAACCAGGACATCTGTTCGCAGTACATGCGGCAAGACGAGTCCCTCGCTGATGAGGGGGTGGAGCGAATCGTCGCGATCGGTGCATCACAAATAGGTCATCCGGAGCGTCCGTCACATTTCCAGCAGGTAGCCGCTGAAGCCGAACGTACCTTTGAGCTGCAGAAGGTGAGCGAAGCGTTGCGAATTTTTGAAATCTGTGACCGTACGCTGCACGACATGACCAACATTGAGCCGATGGCGAATGCGATAGGCGAGGGAAGCTCGCGAATGAGGACCAGCAACTCGACCATAGCGGCCATCAATCGTGATGAGCGAATTTCAGATCAGACTACAAAGCCAAAGTTCACCGTACCCCACGTATCGTCGCTTTTCCTCGAGAAGGGTCCGTTCTTTGGGCTACCGAACAACGTTCGGCGAATGCTGCGAGACTTTCGTGGTATTGGCGAGCTGTATGATTGGCAGCAGGAGTGTCTGGACTTGCCGGCGATCGACGAGAGACGTAATTTGATCTACGCACTGCCAACGAGCGGTGGAAAGACACTGGTGGCAGAGATTCTTATGCTACGGGAGATTATTTGCCGCCTGCGGAACGTCATGTTCGTCGTACCGTACGTTTCATCCGCTCAGGAGAAGCTGATCGCGCTCACTCCGTTCTCGATCGAGCTGCAGTTTTTATTGGAGGAGTACACCGGTGGTAGGGGACAATGTCCGCCGCACAAACGGCACAGAAAAAACACGATCTTTGTTTgtacgatcgaaaaatcgctcaTCCTCATGAACTCTCTCATCGAGGTAGGTCGCGCGGACGAGATCGGGCTGATCGTGATCGACGAACTGCATATGATTGGAGAGCAGCGACACGGGGGCACTCTGGAGATGTTGATCACCAAGGTGCAGTCGCTACAAGCCGGAATTCAGATCGTAGGAATGAGTGCTTCTATCGGAAACTTGGGGGAATTGGCCCGTTTCATGCTAGCCGACGTTTACTGTCGCGAAAATCGGCCGGTGGAGTTGAAGGAATACATCAAGTGGGGGGAAGATCTGTTCGAGGTTCGCAGCCAAGCCGAACGCATATTTGATGTGTTAGGAGAAAAGCGAAAGTTAGAGTTTAACTACGGTGAGGAACTGCGGCGGATCGACGTGGACCATGTGATTGGTCTGATCATGGAAGTAATCCCCAAGGGTtcgtgtttggtgttttgtcCTACCAGAAACAGGTGTGAAAGTTTGTGCGCCATGCTAGCGGCCAACTTGCCGGATTCATTTGCCCAGCACCGGGCAGAGGAAAAAGCGCAGATTATAAAGTCTCTCCAGGATGACGGGTCCGTTGCACCAATCCTTCCGCATTCGTTTCGTGTCGGGGTCGCGTACCATCACGGTAGGTTAACGCAGGACGAGCGACGTATGATCGAGGATGCATTCCGGGCCGGCATCCTTTCGGTGATCGTGTGCACTTCCACTCTGGCCGCCAGTGTGAAtctttcggcaaaacgtgTAATAATCTGCTCTCCCTAcattgggagcgatttttttACGCTAAGTCGCTACAAACAAATGGTTGGCCACGCAGGGCGTGCGGGTAAACGCGACACCGGCGATTCCATACTTATTTCCGCCATGCGCGATATTCCGCAAATTTGCGAGATGTTCTGCTCACCACTGGACTTCGCCGAGTCGGCGCTCTTGGAAGACGAAGGAGCCTGCTTGAAATCGCTCGTACTCGGCTCGATCGGGCTCGGTCTTTGTAAGACACGGAATGCGCTTCAAGCGATGGTTGGAAGCACGCTGCTAGCGCAGCAAGCGATGCGACGCGAAATCGATCTCGAGGCCATCACCGATGAAACGATCGTGCAGCTGTATCAGGGCAATGCGATAAAGGCAACGCACGATAGCTGTCTGCGCAATCCCACGAACATGGTTGTACAAATCAGTGCCGCAGATGGACGATCGGAGGAAGCGGTAGGACAGGCGTTCGTTCGAGTACACAAGACACCTTCCCGTCCGGGTAaggttttcaaaacgatcgatcgaacgagcCCGCTGGAAGTGATCAACCTTGGCAAGGCGGCCATCCGAGCCGGGTTCGACATAGAGCGAGCGGTCCGGTTCTACAACGAGATGCAGGAACTAGGCAAACGACTGTGTGTGCTCGATGAGTTCGATCTGCTTTTCCTCATTCTGCTTGAGGACGGATTGGAagtatatttcaaaattgaggATTTGATCATTCTG ACCAGTAAACTCTCGGATGCACTGCGGAAAATCGCCGCAAGGTACAACATCAGTCAAGTGGTTATAGAGAAAATTCTAAAGCGCCGCACTGTACCCGACGAGACAATGTTCCTAATGCAGCGTTTCTTCCGTGTGCTAATCGTACACGACCTTTGGAGCCAAACGGATCTCCAGGAAGTTGCCTCCAAGTACCGCGTGAGCGCGGGGGCGATTCAGACGCTAATGACCACCGCCGCTGGGACAGCGccgccgagcgag